From the genome of Mycobacterium dioxanotrophicus, one region includes:
- a CDS encoding DEAD/DEAH box helicase — protein MRADAAPSTQALRGWQRKALVKYLTAKPRDYLAVATPGAGKTTFALRIAAELLNDRTVDAVTVVVPTEHLKIQWAQSAARNGIALDPKFSNSNSQTSAEYHGVVVTYAQVASHPTRHRVRTENRKTLVIFDEIHHGGDAKSWGDAMREAFDDATRRLSLTGTPFRSDDSPIPFVKYEADSAGFQQSVADHVYGYSDALADGVVRPVVFLAYSGEARWRDSAGEEHAARLGEPLTAEQTARAWRTALNPAGEWMPAVIAAADKRLQQKRQHVPDAGGMIIATNQTTARAYADLLTKITGEAPTVVLSDDPAASNRISQFSEGTSRWLVAVRMVSEGVDVPRLSVGVYATSASTPLFFAQAIGRFVRSRRAGETASIFLPSVPNLLMLASEMEAQRNHVLGKPHRESDGLDDEALEAAEKRKDEKSELENGFESLGADAELDQVIFDGSSFGTATPAGSDEEADYLGIPGLLDAEQMRDLLRRRQDEQLNKRTAEAAVAGGPPPSRTTHGQIRELRRELNALVTIAHHRTGKPHGWIHNELRRICGGPPVAAATTDQLKARIEAVRDLKA, from the coding sequence GTGCGGGCTGATGCAGCGCCCAGCACCCAGGCATTGCGGGGCTGGCAGCGCAAGGCGCTGGTGAAGTACTTGACCGCCAAGCCACGGGATTACCTGGCGGTCGCCACCCCCGGCGCGGGTAAGACCACGTTTGCGCTGCGGATCGCGGCGGAGCTGCTGAACGACCGCACGGTCGACGCGGTCACCGTGGTGGTGCCCACCGAGCACCTCAAGATCCAGTGGGCGCAGTCGGCAGCGCGCAACGGCATCGCGCTGGACCCTAAGTTCAGCAACTCCAATTCGCAGACCTCGGCCGAGTATCACGGCGTCGTCGTCACCTACGCCCAGGTGGCCAGCCACCCCACCCGGCATCGCGTGCGTACCGAGAATCGGAAGACGCTGGTGATCTTCGACGAGATCCACCACGGCGGCGACGCGAAGAGCTGGGGCGACGCGATGCGTGAGGCCTTCGACGACGCGACGCGGCGCCTGTCTCTGACCGGTACCCCATTCCGCAGCGACGACAGTCCGATCCCCTTCGTCAAGTACGAAGCGGATAGCGCCGGTTTCCAACAATCCGTGGCCGACCACGTGTACGGCTACTCCGATGCGCTGGCCGACGGCGTGGTCCGGCCCGTGGTGTTCCTGGCGTACTCAGGTGAGGCCCGCTGGCGCGACAGTGCCGGCGAGGAGCACGCCGCGCGTCTGGGCGAGCCGTTGACGGCCGAGCAGACCGCGCGGGCCTGGCGCACCGCGCTGAACCCGGCCGGCGAATGGATGCCCGCGGTGATCGCCGCGGCCGACAAACGATTGCAGCAGAAGCGTCAGCACGTGCCCGACGCCGGCGGCATGATCATCGCGACCAACCAGACCACCGCCCGCGCCTACGCCGACCTGCTGACCAAGATCACCGGCGAGGCCCCCACCGTGGTGCTCTCCGACGATCCGGCCGCCTCGAACCGGATCAGCCAGTTCTCGGAAGGCACCAGCCGGTGGCTGGTCGCGGTGCGCATGGTGTCCGAAGGCGTCGACGTGCCACGGCTGTCCGTCGGCGTGTACGCCACGAGCGCGTCGACGCCACTGTTCTTCGCCCAGGCCATCGGCCGGTTCGTGCGTTCGCGCCGGGCCGGTGAGACCGCAAGCATCTTCCTGCCGTCGGTGCCCAATCTGCTGATGCTGGCCAGTGAGATGGAAGCGCAGCGCAACCATGTACTGGGCAAGCCGCACCGCGAATCCGACGGGCTGGACGACGAGGCGCTCGAGGCCGCCGAGAAGCGCAAGGACGAGAAGAGCGAGCTGGAGAACGGCTTCGAGTCCCTCGGCGCGGACGCCGAGCTGGACCAGGTCATCTTCGACGGCTCATCGTTCGGCACCGCGACCCCGGCGGGCAGTGACGAGGAAGCCGACTATCTCGGTATCCCCGGTCTGCTCGATGCCGAGCAGATGCGAGACCTGTTGCGCCGCAGGCAGGATGAACAGCTCAACAAGCGCACGGCCGAGGCTGCGGTCGCGGGCGGCCCGCCGCCGTCGCGCACCACGCACGGCCAGATCAGGGAATTGCGTCGTGAACTCAACGCGTTGGTGACCATCGCGCATCACCGCACCGGCAAGCCACACGGCTGGATCCACAACGAGTTGCGTCGCATCTGCGGCGGGCCGCCGGTCGCCGCGGCCACCACCGATCAGCTCAAGGCCCGCATCGAAGCGGTGCGTGACCTCAAGGCCTGA
- a CDS encoding cupin domain-containing protein, with protein MSLVVPPYPPARYTKDEPEVSAWIRRADDPPDYDSFGLVKYHYLANQQQTNGDYGLYRVDISPNGGGPGPHFHRAMSESFFVLSGNVRLYDGTEWMDGNTGDFLYVPPGGIHGFRNESDAPTSLLMLFAPGAPREVYFEGFAQLADMSDDERTEWFIKNDNFFI; from the coding sequence GTGTCGCTTGTCGTGCCGCCCTATCCCCCGGCCCGCTACACCAAGGACGAACCGGAAGTCAGCGCCTGGATCCGGCGCGCCGACGACCCACCGGACTACGATTCCTTCGGCCTGGTCAAGTATCACTATCTGGCCAATCAGCAACAGACCAACGGCGATTACGGCCTGTACCGGGTGGACATCAGCCCCAATGGCGGCGGCCCCGGCCCGCATTTCCACCGCGCCATGTCCGAATCCTTCTTCGTGCTGTCGGGCAACGTGCGGCTCTATGACGGCACCGAGTGGATGGACGGCAACACCGGCGATTTCCTCTATGTGCCGCCGGGCGGGATCCACGGCTTCCGCAACGAGTCCGACGCGCCGACATCGTTGCTGATGCTGTTTGCTCCGGGCGCGCCGCGCGAGGTTTACTTCGAGGGGTTCGCCCAGCTGGCGGACATGAGCGACGACGAACGCACCGAGTGGTTCATCAAGAACGACAACTTCTTCATCTGA
- a CDS encoding polysaccharide deacetylase family protein — MITRRAFLAAAAVGSLAAAAGVPRALANPVAPDPGSVAATNRGRAPTRWGTALPGVQTSFAPSGRQIALTFDACDGACDDALLTTLQNYGVPAVLMLNSRWIDRNPDRAAQLAANPLFEIGNHGTRHLPLSVTGRSAYGIAGTRSVDEVVDEVWRNHQRLTALTGRPPVWFRPGTAYYDDVAVDIVGQLGEQPLGFSVNGDVGAKASAAAVRSNVMSAAPGSIVVAHMNHPNSGTHVGIADAIPQMQAAGWQFVTPS, encoded by the coding sequence GTGATCACCCGGCGGGCTTTTCTGGCCGCCGCCGCTGTCGGTTCGTTGGCCGCAGCAGCCGGTGTGCCGCGCGCCCTCGCCAACCCGGTGGCACCTGACCCGGGCAGTGTCGCGGCGACCAATCGCGGCCGGGCCCCGACGCGGTGGGGGACCGCGCTGCCCGGCGTGCAGACATCGTTCGCGCCCAGTGGCCGCCAGATAGCGCTCACCTTCGACGCCTGCGACGGCGCCTGTGACGACGCGTTGCTCACCACGCTGCAGAACTACGGTGTGCCCGCGGTGTTGATGCTCAATTCACGCTGGATCGACCGCAACCCCGACCGGGCCGCGCAACTGGCGGCCAATCCGTTGTTCGAGATCGGCAATCACGGCACGCGCCATCTTCCGCTGTCGGTCACCGGGCGGTCCGCCTACGGCATCGCGGGCACGCGGTCGGTCGACGAGGTCGTGGACGAGGTGTGGCGCAACCACCAGCGGCTCACCGCGCTGACCGGCAGGCCGCCCGTCTGGTTCCGGCCGGGTACCGCGTACTACGACGACGTTGCCGTCGACATCGTCGGTCAACTCGGCGAGCAACCGCTCGGCTTCTCGGTCAACGGCGACGTCGGTGCGAAGGCGTCGGCGGCGGCGGTGCGTTCCAATGTCATGTCGGCGGCGCCCGGGTCCATCGTGGTCGCACACATGAACCACCCGAACTCGGGCACGCACGTCGGCATCGCCGACGCGATCCCGCAGATGCAGGCCGCCGGCTGGCAGTTCGTCACGCCGTCGTGA
- a CDS encoding SDR family NAD(P)-dependent oxidoreductase: MSHWTTANIPDQTGRTAIVTGANTGLGLETAKALAAKGAHVVLAVRNVEKGKAAAREIEQSTPGAGVALQQLDLTSLESIRAAADALKSDHPTIDLLINNAGVMFTPKSTTQDGFELQFGTNHLGHFALTGLLLDRLLAAAGSRVVTVSSIGHRFARGIRFDDLQWDLGYRRVGAYGQAKLANLMFTYELQRRLTGTRTIAAAAHPGGSRTELTRNLPPLVGAVTRLAEPLFQSAAMGALPTLRAATDPGVLGGQYFGPDGLGEQRGYPKVVASSTASHDTAAQRRLWAVSEELTGVSYPSLQDVTTA; the protein is encoded by the coding sequence ATGTCCCACTGGACCACCGCCAACATTCCCGACCAAACGGGCCGCACGGCCATCGTGACCGGCGCCAACACGGGTCTCGGGCTGGAAACCGCCAAGGCGCTGGCAGCCAAGGGCGCGCACGTCGTCCTGGCCGTCCGCAATGTCGAGAAGGGCAAAGCCGCCGCGCGGGAGATCGAGCAGTCAACGCCAGGCGCCGGCGTAGCCCTGCAGCAGCTCGACCTGACCTCGCTGGAATCGATCCGCGCGGCCGCCGATGCGCTCAAGTCCGACCATCCGACCATCGATCTGCTGATCAACAACGCCGGAGTGATGTTCACCCCGAAGTCGACCACCCAGGACGGCTTCGAGCTGCAGTTCGGCACCAACCACCTGGGACATTTCGCGCTGACCGGTCTACTCCTGGACCGCCTGCTCGCCGCTGCGGGCTCGCGGGTGGTGACGGTCAGCAGCATCGGTCACCGCTTCGCGCGCGGCATCCGGTTCGACGATCTGCAGTGGGACCTCGGCTACCGCCGCGTCGGCGCCTACGGCCAGGCCAAGCTGGCCAACCTGATGTTCACCTACGAATTGCAGCGCAGGCTCACCGGCACCCGCACGATCGCCGCCGCCGCGCATCCGGGCGGATCGCGCACCGAGCTCACCCGCAACCTGCCGCCGCTGGTCGGCGCCGTGACCAGGCTGGCCGAACCGCTCTTCCAGAGCGCTGCGATGGGCGCCCTGCCGACGCTGCGTGCCGCCACCGACCCGGGCGTGCTCGGCGGGCAGTACTTCGGCCCGGACGGCCTGGGTGAGCAGCGCGGTTACCCGAAGGTCGTCGCCTCCAGCACCGCATCACACGACACCGCCGCCCAGCGCCGGTTGTGGGCGGTGTCCGAGGAGCTGACCGGGGTGAGCTACCCGAGCCTGCAGGACGTCACGACGGCGTGA
- a CDS encoding TetR/AcrR family transcriptional regulator, whose protein sequence is MRADAARNRARVLDVAYETFAAEGLSVPIDEIARRAGVGAGTVYRHFPAKEDLFRAVVAERIRLIVEKARTLLADADPAEALFLFLRAMVLQWGATDKGLVDALAGLGIDVNGVVPEAEGEFLAAIGELLAAAQRAGAVRTDVTVPEVKALLVGCQAMQSYNADVAERVTDVVFDGLRARPE, encoded by the coding sequence ATGCGCGCGGATGCTGCCCGCAACCGTGCCCGGGTGCTGGACGTCGCGTATGAGACGTTCGCAGCCGAGGGCCTGTCGGTGCCGATCGACGAGATCGCCCGCCGGGCCGGGGTCGGAGCGGGGACCGTCTACCGGCACTTCCCGGCCAAGGAGGACCTGTTCCGCGCGGTGGTCGCCGAACGGATCCGTCTCATCGTCGAGAAGGCGCGCACCCTGCTGGCCGATGCCGACCCCGCCGAGGCGCTGTTCCTGTTCCTGCGGGCCATGGTGCTGCAGTGGGGTGCGACCGACAAAGGCCTGGTCGACGCGCTGGCAGGGCTGGGTATCGATGTGAACGGCGTGGTACCCGAAGCCGAGGGCGAGTTCCTCGCCGCGATCGGCGAACTGCTCGCGGCGGCCCAGCGCGCCGGGGCCGTCCGCACCGACGTCACCGTTCCCGAAGTCAAGGCGCTGCTGGTCGGCTGCCAGGCCATGCAGAGCTACAACGCCGATGTGGCCGAGCGGGTCACCGACGTCGTCTTCGACGGTTTGCGGGCCCGCCCGGAGTAG
- a CDS encoding LLM class F420-dependent oxidoreductase has translation MKFGIATFVDDDTIDSVSLARAIEERGFASLIVAEHSHIPASRESAYPSGGDLPAYYYNTLDPFVTLAAAAAVTSTIELFTGVALLIQRDPIHTAKEAASIDLISDGRFVFGVGAGWNLEEMRDHGTDPKTRGARLDESIEAIKVLWTDEPAEYHGKYVNFDLSYCRPKPVQQPHPPIYVGGNSDATVKRVIRHGAGWISNALPRDVLANRIEQMRDGAGHDVPLAMFGTPVEPDYWRAADDLGYGQLGLFLPSVGKDETLRLLDDYAAQVQQYQSG, from the coding sequence ATGAAGTTCGGCATCGCGACCTTCGTCGACGACGACACCATCGATTCGGTATCTCTGGCGCGCGCGATCGAAGAGCGGGGCTTCGCATCGCTCATCGTCGCCGAGCACAGTCACATCCCCGCCAGCCGGGAATCGGCCTACCCCAGCGGCGGCGACCTGCCGGCGTACTACTACAACACGCTCGACCCGTTCGTCACGCTCGCCGCCGCCGCGGCGGTGACCTCCACGATCGAACTCTTCACCGGCGTCGCCCTGCTCATCCAGCGCGATCCGATCCATACCGCCAAGGAGGCCGCGAGCATCGACCTCATCTCCGACGGCCGCTTCGTCTTCGGCGTCGGAGCCGGTTGGAATCTCGAGGAGATGCGCGACCACGGCACCGATCCGAAGACCCGTGGCGCCCGCCTCGACGAGAGCATCGAGGCCATCAAGGTGCTGTGGACCGATGAACCCGCCGAGTATCACGGCAAGTACGTCAACTTCGACCTGTCGTACTGCCGCCCCAAGCCGGTTCAGCAGCCGCACCCGCCGATCTATGTCGGCGGCAACTCCGACGCCACCGTCAAACGGGTGATCCGGCACGGCGCCGGCTGGATCTCCAACGCCCTGCCGCGCGACGTGCTGGCCAACCGGATCGAGCAGATGCGCGACGGCGCCGGCCACGACGTTCCGCTGGCGATGTTCGGTACGCCGGTCGAGCCGGACTATTGGCGCGCGGCCGACGATCTCGGGTACGGGCAGCTCGGCCTGTTTCTGCCGTCGGTGGGTAAAGACGAGACCCTGCGCCTGCTCGACGACTACGCGGCACAGGTACAGCAGTACCAGTCCGGTTAG
- the groL gene encoding chaperonin GroEL (60 kDa chaperone family; promotes refolding of misfolded polypeptides especially under stressful conditions; forms two stacked rings of heptamers to form a barrel-shaped 14mer; ends can be capped by GroES; misfolded proteins enter the barrel where they are refolded when GroES binds): protein MAKTIAYDEEARRGLERGLNSLADAVKVTLGPKGRNVVLEKKWGAPTITNDGVSIAKEIELEDPYEKIGAELVKEVAKKTDDVAGDGTTTATVLAQALVREGLRNVAAGANPLGLKRGIEKAVEKVTETLLKSAKEVETKEQIAATAGISAGDQSIGDLIAEAMDKVGNEGVITVEESNTFGLQLELTEGMRFDKGYISGYFVTDAERQEAVLEDPYILLVSSKVSTVKDLLPLLEKVIQSGKPLLIIAEDVEGEALSTLVVNKIRGTFKSVAVKAPGFGDRRKAMLQDIAILTGGQVISEEVGLSLETADVALLGQARKVVVTKDETTIVEGAGDSDAIAGRVAQIRAEIENSDSDYDREKLQERLAKLAGGVAVIKAGAATEVELKERKHRIEDAVRNAKAAVEEGIVAGGGVALLQSAPALEELKLTGDEATGANIVRVALSAPLKQIAFNGGLEPGVVAEKVTNSPAGTGLNAATGEYEDLLAAGVADPVKVTRSALQNAASIAALFLTTEAVVADKPEKAAAPAGDPTGGMGGMDF from the coding sequence ATGGCTAAGACAATTGCGTATGACGAAGAGGCCCGTCGCGGCCTCGAGCGGGGCCTGAACAGCCTCGCCGACGCGGTAAAGGTCACGCTGGGCCCCAAGGGTCGCAACGTTGTCCTGGAGAAGAAGTGGGGCGCCCCCACGATCACCAACGATGGTGTGTCCATCGCCAAGGAGATCGAGCTGGAGGACCCGTACGAGAAGATCGGCGCTGAGCTGGTCAAAGAGGTCGCCAAGAAGACCGACGACGTCGCGGGCGACGGCACCACCACCGCCACCGTCCTGGCCCAGGCCCTGGTTCGCGAAGGTCTGCGCAACGTCGCTGCCGGCGCCAACCCGCTCGGCCTGAAGCGCGGCATCGAGAAGGCCGTCGAGAAGGTCACCGAGACGCTGCTCAAGAGCGCCAAGGAGGTGGAGACCAAGGAGCAGATCGCTGCCACCGCCGGTATCTCCGCCGGTGACCAGTCCATCGGTGACCTGATCGCCGAGGCCATGGACAAGGTCGGCAACGAGGGTGTCATCACCGTCGAGGAGAGCAACACCTTCGGCCTGCAGCTGGAGCTCACCGAGGGCATGCGCTTCGACAAGGGCTACATCTCGGGCTACTTCGTGACCGACGCCGAGCGTCAGGAAGCCGTCCTGGAGGATCCCTACATCCTGCTGGTCAGCTCCAAGGTCTCGACCGTCAAGGACCTGCTGCCGCTGCTGGAGAAGGTCATCCAGTCCGGCAAGCCGCTGCTGATCATCGCCGAGGACGTCGAGGGCGAAGCCCTGTCGACCCTGGTCGTGAACAAGATCCGTGGCACCTTCAAGTCCGTCGCCGTCAAGGCCCCGGGCTTCGGTGACCGCCGCAAGGCCATGCTGCAGGACATCGCCATCCTCACCGGTGGCCAGGTCATCAGCGAAGAGGTCGGCCTCTCGCTGGAGACCGCCGATGTCGCGCTGCTGGGCCAGGCCCGCAAGGTCGTCGTGACCAAGGATGAGACCACCATCGTCGAGGGCGCCGGAGACAGCGACGCCATCGCCGGCCGCGTGGCCCAGATCCGTGCCGAGATCGAGAACAGCGACTCCGACTACGACCGCGAGAAGCTGCAGGAGCGCCTGGCCAAGCTGGCCGGCGGTGTTGCCGTCATCAAGGCCGGCGCTGCCACCGAGGTGGAGCTCAAGGAGCGCAAGCACCGCATCGAGGACGCCGTCCGCAACGCGAAGGCTGCCGTCGAAGAGGGCATCGTCGCCGGTGGTGGCGTGGCCCTGCTGCAGTCGGCTCCGGCGCTGGAGGAGCTCAAGCTCACCGGTGACGAGGCCACTGGCGCCAACATCGTGCGCGTCGCCCTGTCGGCCCCGCTCAAGCAGATCGCCTTCAACGGCGGACTGGAGCCGGGTGTCGTCGCGGAGAAGGTCACCAACTCGCCCGCCGGCACCGGCCTCAACGCCGCCACCGGTGAGTACGAGGACCTGCTGGCCGCCGGCGTTGCCGACCCGGTGAAGGTCACCCGCTCGGCGCTGCAGAACGCGGCGTCCATCGCGGCGCTGTTCCTCACCACCGAGGCCGTCGTCGCCGACAAGCCGGAGAAGGCCGCCGCACCTGCGGGCGACCCGACCGGTGGCATGGGCGGTATGGACTTCTAA
- a CDS encoding PE-PPE domain-containing protein: MSGCHARNKRSARRSVAGTAAVAASCVLITPVALNSPTIAATLTNYVIGVGGNNDPTSGNINHKLDGQYSDAHGVHYLAAIWPVSGLTAPTFAQSVNDGNGKLGQAITGANSPDTPTDHVVVVGYSLGAVVTNKQRKQLETDPNAPKNIEFVLIANANKPNGGIFARFPWLYVPFADIQSTGAMGPDQFTTTDITREYDTYGDFPAYFNPLSLANAAAAVVYVHPDANYDNIDMSQYSDANAVSHEINGDTTTYHYADGTTKTVVNQPGKATTTYYVVHTDHLPLLMPARQAADALGLPQGGIDAVEPVLRVLVDMGYDRTTNPATPTQFSLFTPPQKFVEAAAAMPGAVQQGVNNFQNPPPPVHSGIATEPTPDLTSTTESSTESSTQSTTTQSTDSVDTPTSTKLPEKPITLNLPKLPSLPDLPKQTTTPKVPKLATAQPDTKKLKLPSLRDAAKSLTNLVKPKTTKPDDKPKTEQPAKDKDAA, translated from the coding sequence ATGTCTGGTTGTCATGCGCGTAACAAGCGGTCGGCTCGTCGTTCTGTCGCCGGTACCGCGGCAGTTGCCGCCAGTTGTGTTCTGATCACGCCGGTCGCGCTGAACAGCCCGACCATCGCCGCCACCCTGACCAACTACGTGATCGGCGTCGGCGGCAACAACGACCCGACGAGCGGCAACATCAACCACAAGCTCGACGGCCAGTACAGCGACGCGCACGGTGTGCACTACCTGGCCGCGATCTGGCCGGTCAGCGGACTGACCGCACCGACGTTCGCGCAGTCGGTGAACGACGGCAACGGCAAACTCGGACAGGCGATTACGGGCGCGAACTCCCCGGATACGCCCACCGATCACGTCGTCGTCGTCGGCTACTCCCTCGGCGCCGTCGTGACCAACAAACAGCGAAAGCAGCTCGAGACGGATCCGAACGCACCGAAGAACATCGAGTTCGTCCTGATCGCCAACGCCAACAAGCCCAACGGCGGCATCTTCGCTCGATTCCCGTGGCTCTACGTGCCTTTCGCCGACATCCAGTCCACCGGGGCCATGGGGCCCGACCAGTTCACGACCACCGACATCACCCGGGAGTACGACACCTACGGGGACTTCCCGGCGTACTTCAACCCGTTGTCACTCGCAAACGCCGCTGCTGCCGTCGTCTATGTGCACCCCGACGCGAATTACGACAACATCGACATGAGCCAGTACTCCGACGCCAATGCCGTCAGCCATGAAATCAACGGCGACACAACGACTTACCACTACGCGGATGGCACCACCAAGACCGTCGTCAATCAGCCGGGTAAGGCCACCACCACCTACTACGTGGTGCACACCGATCATCTGCCCCTGCTGATGCCTGCGCGCCAGGCGGCCGACGCGCTGGGCCTGCCGCAGGGCGGCATCGATGCGGTCGAGCCGGTGCTGCGCGTGCTCGTCGACATGGGTTATGACCGCACCACCAACCCCGCCACCCCCACTCAGTTCAGCTTGTTCACGCCGCCGCAGAAGTTCGTCGAGGCCGCGGCAGCCATGCCGGGGGCCGTCCAGCAGGGCGTCAACAACTTCCAGAACCCGCCGCCACCGGTGCACAGCGGGATCGCGACCGAACCCACCCCGGATCTGACGTCCACCACTGAATCGTCGACTGAATCGTCGACGCAATCGACGACGACGCAGTCAACGGATTCGGTTGACACCCCGACCAGTACCAAGTTGCCCGAGAAACCGATCACGCTGAACCTGCCGAAGTTGCCGTCGCTCCCCGATCTGCCGAAGCAGACCACCACCCCGAAGGTGCCGAAACTTGCGACGGCACAACCCGATACCAAGAAGCTGAAACTGCCGTCGCTGCGGGATGCCGCCAAATCGCTGACCAACCTCGTCAAGCCCAAGACCACCAAGCCCGACGACAAACCGAAGACCGAGCAACCCGCGAAGGACAAGGACGCGGCGTAA
- a CDS encoding N-acyl-D-amino-acid deacylase family protein — protein sequence MGYDSDAATFDLCIRGGLIVDGSGGEPYVGDVAVRDGVIVAVGSVDGSGAREIDATGLVVTPGFVDLHTHYDGQAIWSDRLTPSSAHGVTTAVMGNCGVGFAPCRAEDHDVLVDVMAGVEDIPGVVMVDGLPWTWETFPEFLDTLDAGRRDIDVAALLPHSPLRVYVMGQRGVDRDPATPEDLAQMRKLAAEAVEVGALGFASSRLTIHKTQSGQPIPSYDAGHDEIEAIARGVDDAGGGLIQFVPDLVAGDYEPALQTVFDVASEVGLPVTFTLAIGNAGPAFFEDALRMVQKSNANGGDVTAQIFPRPIGLVLGLELSGNPFVMYPSYRQIADLPLPERVAEMRKPEVRQRILTDQPSSDGHPLMFAAQAWDYMYPLGDPPNYEPSPVDSIGARARARGVDPLEEAYDRLLDDDGRAMLLVTLANFRDGSLDTVAELIRREDVVLGLGDGGAHYGMICDASFPTYLLTHWVRDRASGRLSMAEAIRQLTSVPARVAHLLDRGRIAVGYKADLNVLDAGALRLHKPVVAKDLPAGGRRLDQSADGYVATVVSGQIIAEHGVPTDARPGKLVRGRQPVPAVAS from the coding sequence GTGGGCTATGACTCTGACGCCGCAACATTCGATCTGTGCATCCGCGGCGGCCTGATCGTCGACGGGTCGGGCGGCGAACCCTATGTCGGGGATGTCGCGGTGCGCGACGGCGTGATCGTCGCGGTCGGATCCGTGGACGGTTCCGGTGCGCGCGAGATCGACGCCACGGGCCTGGTGGTCACACCCGGATTCGTCGACCTGCACACCCATTACGACGGGCAGGCCATCTGGAGTGACCGGCTCACGCCGTCCTCGGCGCATGGCGTCACCACTGCGGTCATGGGCAACTGCGGTGTGGGGTTCGCGCCGTGCCGGGCCGAGGACCACGACGTGCTGGTCGACGTGATGGCCGGGGTCGAGGACATTCCCGGCGTGGTGATGGTCGACGGGTTGCCATGGACGTGGGAGACGTTCCCCGAGTTTCTCGACACTCTCGACGCCGGCCGACGCGACATCGATGTCGCCGCCCTGCTGCCCCACTCGCCGCTGCGCGTGTACGTGATGGGCCAACGGGGTGTGGATCGGGACCCTGCCACGCCGGAGGATCTGGCACAGATGCGCAAACTCGCCGCCGAGGCCGTCGAGGTCGGCGCGCTGGGTTTCGCGTCGTCGCGGCTGACGATCCACAAAACCCAAAGCGGACAACCGATTCCGAGTTACGATGCCGGCCACGACGAGATCGAGGCGATCGCCCGGGGCGTCGACGACGCCGGTGGCGGCCTGATCCAGTTCGTGCCCGATCTCGTCGCGGGTGACTACGAACCCGCGCTACAGACCGTTTTCGACGTAGCCTCCGAGGTCGGCCTCCCGGTGACCTTCACGCTGGCGATCGGCAATGCCGGTCCGGCGTTCTTCGAGGACGCGCTGCGGATGGTTCAGAAATCGAACGCGAACGGTGGAGATGTCACGGCGCAGATCTTTCCCCGCCCCATCGGCCTGGTGCTCGGGCTCGAGCTCTCGGGCAACCCGTTCGTGATGTACCCGTCGTACCGGCAGATCGCCGACCTGCCGTTGCCCGAGCGTGTCGCAGAGATGCGTAAACCCGAAGTGCGACAACGCATTCTGACCGACCAGCCGAGCAGCGACGGGCATCCGTTGATGTTCGCCGCGCAGGCCTGGGATTACATGTATCCGTTGGGCGACCCACCGAATTACGAACCGTCGCCGGTGGATTCGATCGGAGCGCGAGCCCGCGCCCGCGGTGTCGACCCGTTGGAAGAGGCCTACGACCGCCTGCTCGACGATGACGGCCGCGCCATGCTCTTGGTGACCTTGGCCAACTTCCGCGACGGTTCACTGGACACCGTTGCGGAGTTGATCCGCCGCGAGGACGTGGTGCTGGGCCTCGGCGACGGCGGCGCCCACTACGGGATGATCTGCGACGCAAGCTTCCCGACCTACCTGCTGACGCACTGGGTGCGCGACCGCGCCTCGGGGCGGCTGTCGATGGCCGAGGCGATCCGTCAGCTCACGTCGGTTCCCGCACGCGTCGCACATCTGCTGGATCGCGGGCGAATTGCCGTGGGCTACAAGGCTGATCTCAATGTGCTCGATGCCGGCGCGCTACGCCTGCACAAGCCCGTGGTGGCCAAGGACCTTCCGGCAGGTGGACGCCGGCTGGACCAGAGTGCCGACGGGTATGTCGCCACGGTGGTGTCCGGTCAGATCATCGCCGAGCACGGCGTACCCACCGACGCCCGGCCGGGCAAGCTGGTGCGCGGCAGGCAACCCGTCCCGGCGGTCGCGTCATGA
- a CDS encoding VOC family protein — MIDHFGINCTDWAKSKEFYDTVLGVLGYGRQLDFDVAIGYGRDGKPDFWIADASAGDAGGPNREIHVAFQAADVDAVKAFYDAAVGLGAESLHEPRLWPEYHPGYFGAFVRDPDGNNVEAVFHGAAG; from the coding sequence GTGATCGACCACTTCGGAATCAACTGCACCGACTGGGCCAAGTCCAAGGAGTTCTACGACACCGTGCTCGGCGTGCTCGGGTACGGCCGCCAGCTCGACTTCGATGTCGCGATCGGCTATGGCCGGGACGGTAAGCCGGACTTCTGGATCGCCGACGCCAGTGCCGGTGATGCGGGCGGCCCCAATCGGGAGATCCACGTGGCGTTCCAGGCTGCTGACGTCGACGCGGTGAAGGCGTTCTACGACGCCGCAGTGGGTTTGGGCGCCGAATCGCTGCACGAGCCGCGGCTGTGGCCGGAGTACCACCCGGGTTACTTCGGGGCATTCGTGCGGGATCCCGACGGCAACAACGTCGAGGCCGTCTTTCACGGAGCTGCGGGCTAG